A window from Candidatus Zixiibacteriota bacterium encodes these proteins:
- a CDS encoding DUF502 domain-containing protein, translating into MDQPDPPIQDPLAPTQPSSGGFGHWLRRAFFSGVLITVPVIVTGYVLYFLFRQIDGILSPLIHRVWGHTIPGLGLAATIILILLVGVIGRNVFGSRLVSLGERLIIRTPIARTIYGAARQFVEAVTSPEKRRFNRVVLIQYPRHGMFSLGFVSGRTDYSAQGAPGRELVSVFVPSTPTPVTGFVVMLPPEELIYLSLTPEQAIKYLVSGGLAVPVRMSGSISEIPQES; encoded by the coding sequence ATGGACCAACCCGACCCACCGATTCAAGACCCCCTCGCCCCGACGCAACCATCAAGCGGGGGCTTCGGTCACTGGCTGCGGCGGGCGTTTTTCTCGGGCGTGTTGATCACGGTCCCGGTCATCGTCACGGGCTACGTGCTGTACTTTCTGTTTCGCCAGATTGACGGGATTCTCTCGCCGCTTATCCATCGTGTCTGGGGGCACACAATCCCCGGACTGGGACTGGCGGCGACCATCATCCTGATCCTCCTGGTCGGAGTCATCGGACGCAATGTCTTCGGGTCGCGCCTGGTCAGTCTCGGTGAGCGCCTGATTATTCGCACACCGATCGCCCGAACGATCTATGGCGCCGCCAGGCAGTTTGTCGAGGCGGTAACCTCCCCGGAGAAGCGACGGTTCAACCGAGTGGTATTGATCCAATACCCGCGACACGGTATGTTTTCGCTGGGGTTCGTCTCCGGACGGACCGACTACTCGGCCCAGGGGGCACCGGGGCGCGAGTTGGTGTCGGTGTTCGTTCCGTCGACACCGACTCCGGTGACCGGATTCGTAGTGATGTTGCCGCCGGAGGAGTTGATTTACTTGTCGCTGACGCCGGAGCAGGCGATCAAATACCTGGTCTCCGGTGGGCTGGCTGTTCCGGTGCGCATGAGCGGTTCGATCTCGGAGATTCCGCAGGAGAGCTAA